In Bacteroidota bacterium, the DNA window GGCCGTTGATACGGCATTGGTATATATAATACCAAGTTGTTTTCATTATGTAACTGTGAATGCATTTTCTCCCAATGGCGATGGGGTAAACGATAGATTTCGCTTTGTAACTTCAGGAGATGAGAGCTGATTACAATGCAAATTTATAATCGCTGGGGAGACATTATATTTGAAACGACAGATCTGGAAAACGGGTGGGACGGCACCGACGGGTCAGGTCGTGAACAAGAGATAGGATCCTACATTTACCGCTTGATTACTATTTGTGATGGTATTCAACAGGCATTAAGCGGAAGTGTAACCCTATTACGGTAAAATTTATTTTCTTAACTTTAACACCTTAACCAAACTGCGCAATGAAAAAACCTCAGGCTTTTGCTCCTCCTCATCCCGATGCTTGCATGTATTCAACAGGTTAATGCTTCGCATATAATTGGTGGTGAAATCAAATATGAATGTATAGGTGAAAACCAATATCTGGTTACCCTAATTTTATATCGCGATTGTACCAGTCTTACCCCTTTTGATAATCCGGCTTACATGACCGTGTTTACACAAGATGGTGAATACGTTACAAATTTTACTTTAAGCGCTCCGGTATTATCGGATGTTCCTGCTGAATCGGATAACCCTTGTTTGGATGCACCCGATGATATTTGTGTTGAACAGGCCATTTATACTAAAACCATTACACTGGCTGCCTCTGAAGTAGGTTATTTATTGGTTTACCAAAGATGTTGCCGTAATGCAGGTATCGTAAACCTGAATGCTCCTGAAGATTCAGGTGCAACATGTACACAGGAAATTCCGCCAAATTCAGCGGCTGAATGTAATAATTCACCTTATTTTAATGATTTACCACCAACAGTAATTTGTTTAGATGACCCAATTGTTTTTGATCATTCAGCAACTGATATTGATGGCGACTCATTAGCATATTCATTTTCTGGCCTTATGATGGTGCCGACCCGGGTGCTCGGCTCCAACTATTGCATCAGACCCACCATATGTTGGTGTTGTTTATGCAGCAGGTTTTGATGAATTTAATCCTATTACTGCAGCACCTGCTTTAATGTTGATCCAATAACAGGCTTATTAACCGGAACTGCAATTGCAGAAGGAAGATATGTGGTTGGTGTTGTTTGTGAAGAATATCGCGATGGCATTTTATTAGGTAATCACATTCGTGATTTTCAGTTCAACGTTGTGGCATGTACACCGGCAGTTGTTGCACAGTTATCTATTGAAGATGTTATTTTTAATGATATCGATTCCACTGCAGTGTTTTTAGATTGCACAGATTTTTTGGTTGAATTTGATAATTTCAGCACCGGCGGTGACTCTTATTTCTGGGATTTTGGTGATGGCGGTACTTCAACTGAAGTAGACCCTACACATATTTATGCTGATACAGGAATGTATTATGTGACCTTGATTGTTAACCCTGGCTTTACTTGTGCAGATACTGCTTTAGGTGCTGTTGGTGTTTACAATACATTAACCGCAGCTTATGATTTTTCTGCAGGATGTTCAGGAACACCTGTTGTGTTTGATGACAATTCTACTTCAACTGAAGCAGGCGAAATAAATGCATGGGATTGGGATTTTGATGATGGTTCAGCATCAACGGATGAAAATCCTGAACATGAATATGCAGATGGTGGAACATATACCGTTACACTCACCGTGCAAACAGATAAAGGATGTGAATCTAGTATTGCCTATGATATTCTCGTAGAACCCGGACCTGATGTGGCTTTGATGTGGATGATGTTTGTCAGAACGTTGAAGCTGAATTCGATAATAATCAACCATTACAACAGGATCAATAAGTAGTTATGCCTGGGATTTTGGTGATGGTTCAACTTCGGCAGAAGATAATCCAAGTCATTTATATGGAGCACCGGGAACGTACACTGTTACTTTAATCGCTTTTTCAGCTAACGGTTGTTCGGATACTTTGATGCAGGATATTTATATCGGTGAATTACCATTTGCTGATGCAGGTGAAGATGACACTGTAGCCTATCTTGAAACCTTCCAGTTAAATGGTTCAGGTGTGGGTGATTTTTACTGGTTGGCAGGTAATCCGATTATTACACCGGCAAGTATTTCCAGTGTTACAGTAAATAATCCTACTGTAGAATTAACTGAAACAACAACATTTACATTAACCGTAACAAGCCCTGATGGTTGTTCAGAAACTGATGATGTTACCATTTATGTGACACAATATACCATTGTGGAAGTGCCTAATGCATTTTCACCGAATGGCGACGGTTATAACGATGAAATTTTTGTGTTGAATCACGAAGTAAGTGAGTTGCTGGAATACACCATTTATAACCGTTACGGACAAATTGTATTTACAACAAGCGATATTAATGGTGGTTGGAATGGTATGGTAGGAAATGATGAAGCGGAAATCGGTACTTATATCTACCTGGTTCGCGCTTATGATATGGATGGAGTTTTAATTCAACGACAAGGAAATATTACTTTAGTAAGGTAATTTCTCATACAACTTAATACTTTAATAAGTAGCTTTGCACTGAATTTTATTCAGCATGAAAAGCTACTTATTTTTTTGTAATTATTTCAGCACTTTCATTTGCAAGTTGCTCACAATCTGATAAATCAAACCCTGCAACTCCTGCTGCTGTTGTAACTCGGCGAACAGGTTTATATTAAACATTGCAAATTATGCCACGGCAGTAAGGGCGATCTTGGATTAAGTGGTGCTGCAAACCTGAAAATTTCAGCACTTAATGTTGGTGAAGTTACACAGGTAGTTGCAGAAGGCAGAAAAGCCATGCCGGCTTGGAAAAGTCAGCTTACACCTGAAGAAATTCAACTGGTTGCAAATTATGTTGTGACCCTGCGAAAAAATTAAATCTTGATACCCGAAAAAAAGTTGAACATAATTGGATTAATGTCGGGAAGTTCACTCGATGGGTTAGATATTGCTTATTGCGAAATAATTACCGGTAGTCGTTTTCAATTTAAAATTATTGCTGCAGATACAATTGCGTTTAATGAAAGTGAGGAATTAAAACTGCGCAATATTGTTCCCGATATTTTTAATGATTATAAATACGAACATCAATTTTTTGCTGAGTTATCTGCAAAAGCGGTAAATGTTTTTTTGGGAGATAATAATTTATCCAAGCCGGATATTATTGCATCACATGGACATACTGTTTATCATTTTCCTGCTCAGGGTAAAACTTGTCAGATTGGAGATGGACAATTACTTGCAGATTTAACCGGATGTAAAGTAATTAATAATTTTCGGCAGGCGGATATTAATGCCGGCGGCCAGGGAGCGCCATTGGTGCCGATTTGCGATAAATTGTTTTTTTCGGATTATCATGCCTGCTTAAACATTGGCGGCATTTCAAATATATCTTTCGAAACAAAAAACGGACGTATTGGTTTTGATATTTGTGGTGCTAATCAATTACTCAATTATATTGCATCAACAGTAGGTCTAGAATACGATGAAAACGGAGAACTGGCGGAAGCAGGTAAAATTGATATCGATTTATTGGATGCATTAAACAACTGCAGTTATTTTGAAATGCCTTATCCGAAATCGCTGGATAATCATTTTGTACGAAAATATTTTATTGACCGTATTGCCGCCTGTGATATTCCTGTTAACGATAAACTTGCAACGGCAACTGCACATATCGCCCAACAAATAGCAGCAGTAATAATTAAACATAAAGCAGAAATAAATAGTGATTATAAATTATTAGTTACCGGCGGCGGCGCATTTAACGGATTTTTAATTAGAAGCATTGAAGAAGCTGCACAAATAAAAATAAATTTACCGGCAACTGAAATTATTCAATTTAAAGAATCGCTGGCAATGTGTTTAATGGGGGCGTTGCGATTATTAAATCAACCAAATTTTTTACCTTCGGTAACAGGAGCAACTGTTGCTGTAAGCGGAGGTGAAATATTTTACCGAATACGAAACGGAATTAAAAAAATAAAATAATGTCAATACATCTGATTACCTTTCAATCATGATATTAGTAACCGGAGCAAATGGATTAGTGGGCAGTTATTTATGTCGTTTTCTTGTAAATCAGGGCAAGCAGGTGCGTGCCATTAAACGGCCTGAAAGTAATTTGCGTTTGGTTGCTGATATTGCAAATAAAATTGAATGGGTTGATGGCGATGTGAATGATATTGGCAGCTTGGATGATGCCATGCAGGGTGTGGAACAAATTTATCATTGTGCTGCGGTGATTTCATATGTGGGAAAAAATGCCAATCATTTAATGCAGGTAAATGTAGAAGGAACGGCAAATGTGGTGAATTTGGCGCTGGATAATAATATTAAAAAACTGGTGCACATCAGTTCCATAGCAGCATTGGGAAGAACCGGGAAAAAAGATGAAGTAGTAACCGAAGCAACACCCTGGGACCGCAAAAATTTAACCTCCGATTATTCTATCAGTAAATTTCTTGCAGAGCGGGAAGTGTGGCGTGCAATGGCTGAAGGATTAAATGCAGTGATTGTAAATCCATCTATAATTGTTGGTGCCGGAAACTGGGATAGTGGTTCCTGTAAATTATTTACAACTATTTACAACGGATTTAAATATTATACTAACGGTGTAACCGGTTATGTTGATGTTCGTGATGTGGTACAAATTTGTTACCGGTTAATGGAAAGCGAAATTACCGGTGAACGATTTATTTTAAATGCTGAAAATGTTTCGTATCAGCAATTTTTGGGCGACATTGCAAAAAATTTAAAGGTGCAGGGTCCAACGGTTTTGGCAGGGAAAACATTATCGGGCTTAGCGTGGCGGGCAGAATGGATTAAATCATTATTCAACGGAAAAGAACCATCTGTTACAAAACAAACTGCAACAATTGCAAATAAAAA includes these proteins:
- a CDS encoding gliding motility-associated C-terminal domain-containing protein; the encoded protein is MMQDIYIGELPFADAGEDDTVAYLETFQLNGSGVGDFYWLAGNPIITPASISSVTVNNPTVELTETTTFTLTVTSPDGCSETDDVTIYVTQYTIVEVPNAFSPNGDGYNDEIFVLNHEVSELLEYTIYNRYGQIVFTTSDINGGWNGMVGNDEAEIGTYIYLVRAYDMDGVLIQRQGNITLVR
- a CDS encoding cytochrome c; this encodes MKHCKLCHGSKGDLGLSGAANLKISALNVGEVTQVVAEGRKAMPAWKSQLTPEEIQLVANYVVTLRKN
- a CDS encoding NAD-dependent epimerase/dehydratase family protein, encoding MILVTGANGLVGSYLCRFLVNQGKQVRAIKRPESNLRLVADIANKIEWVDGDVNDIGSLDDAMQGVEQIYHCAAVISYVGKNANHLMQVNVEGTANVVNLALDNNIKKLVHISSIAALGRTGKKDEVVTEATPWDRKNLTSDYSISKFLAEREVWRAMAEGLNAVIVNPSIIVGAGNWDSGSCKLFTTIYNGFKYYTNGVTGYVDVRDVVQICYRLMESEITGERFILNAENVSYQQFLGDIAKNLKVQGPTVLAGKTLSGLAWRAEWIKSLFNGKEPSVTKQTATIANKKVFFDNKKIRETLNYEFIPVAKSIADAAKSFNMEKQDNQFHPLQF
- a CDS encoding gliding motility-associated C-terminal domain-containing protein, producing MQIYNRWGDIIFETTDLENGWDGTDGSGREQEIGSYIYRLITICDGIQQALSGSVTLLR
- a CDS encoding anhydro-N-acetylmuramic acid kinase; the encoded protein is MSGSSLDGLDIAYCEIITGSRFQFKIIAADTIAFNESEELKLRNIVPDIFNDYKYEHQFFAELSAKAVNVFLGDNNLSKPDIIASHGHTVYHFPAQGKTCQIGDGQLLADLTGCKVINNFRQADINAGGQGAPLVPICDKLFFSDYHACLNIGGISNISFETKNGRIGFDICGANQLLNYIASTVGLEYDENGELAEAGKIDIDLLDALNNCSYFEMPYPKSLDNHFVRKYFIDRIAACDIPVNDKLATATAHIAQQIAAVIIKHKAEINSDYKLLVTGGGAFNGFLIRSIEEAAQIKINLPATEIIQFKESLAMCLMGALRLLNQPNFLPSVTGATVAVSGGEIFYRIRNGIKKIK